In one Grus americana isolate bGruAme1 chromosome 1, bGruAme1.mat, whole genome shotgun sequence genomic region, the following are encoded:
- the KCNJ15 gene encoding ATP-sensitive inward rectifier potassium channel 15 isoform X5 has translation MVSVVCRAYTCPSPWASPDPDQVSLFFPETTSPVPAPPAQAHQLENRGGKVEPWPSPSSWPAEEEELAALGSCSQEQASRTEAVSMETTKINMSRVPLVNGGIDTAMLKAHKPRVMSKSGHSNVRIDKVDGIYLLYLQDLWTTVIDMKWRYKLTLFAATFVMTWFLFGVIYYAIAFLHGDLEINKFTPKREPCVKNVDSLTGAFLFSLESQTTIGYGFRFITEECPHAIFLLVAQLVITTLIEIFITGTFLAKIARPKKRAETIKFSHCAVITKHNGELCLVIRVANMRKSLLIQCQLSGKLLQTYETKEGERILLNQASVKFNVDSSSESPFLILPLTFYHILDESSPLRDLTPQNLKEKDFELVVLLNATVESTSAVCQSRTSYIPEEIHWGYEFVPVVSLSPNGKYVADFSQFEKIRRSTDSTFYSMDSEKQKLEEKYRQEDQRERELRTMLLQQSNV, from the exons ATGGTGAGTGTTGTATGCCGAGCGTACACGTGCCCCTCGCCTTGGGCCAGCCCTGACCCTGATCAGGTAAGTCTGTTCTTCCCCGAGACCACgagccctgtccctgccccaccaGCTCAAGCCCACCAGCTGGAGAACCGAGGAGGGAAGGTGGAGCCTTGGCCGTCTCCATCCTCGTGgcctgcagaggaggaggagctggcagccctggggagctgctcccaggagCAGGCATCCAG GACTGAAGCAGTGAGCATGGAAACAACAAAGATTAATATGTCCCGTGTCCCACTGGTTAATGGAGGCATTGACACTGCTATGCTCAAGGCACACAAACCCCGTGTGATGTCCAAAAGTGGTCACAGCAATGTGCGGATAGACAAGGTCGATGGCATTTACCTACTCTACCTTCAAGATTTGTGGACTACAGTTATAGACATGAAGTGGAGGTACAAACTCACCTTATTTGCTGCTACTTTTGTTATGACCTGGTTCCTCTTTGGAGTTATCTACTATGCCATTGCATTCCTTCATGGTGATTTAGAAATAAACAAGTTCACCCCAAAGCGCGAGCCGTGTGTCAAGAATGTAGACTCTCTGACTGGGGCAttcctcttctccctggagTCACAGACAACCATTGGCTATGGATTTCGTTTCATTACAGAGGAGTGTCCTCATGCCATTTTCTTACTTGTGGCCCAACTGGTCATCACCACTTTGATTGAAATCTTCATCACAGGTACCTTTCTGGCCAAAATTGCAAGACCTAAAAAAAGGGCGGAGACTATTAAATTCAGCCACTGCGCTGTCATTACTAAACACAATGGAGAACTTTGCCTGGTGATCAGAGTAGCAAATATGAGGAAGAGCCTTCTGATACAGTGTCAGCTGTCTGGGAAGCTTCTTCAGACGTATGAAACCAAAGAAGGGGAGCGGATCCTGCTGAATCAAGCCAGTGTCAAGTTCAATGTTGACTCCTCTTCAGAGAGTCCATTTCTCATTTTGCCTTTAACCTTCTACCATATTTTGGATGAAAGCAGCCCTTTGAGAGATCTCACACCTCAAAATCtcaaggagaaggactttgaGCTTGTGGTGCTCCTGAATGCCACGGTGGAGTCCACCAGTGCTGTCTGCCAAAGCAGGACTTCCTACATCCCTGAGGAGATCCACTGGGGCTATGAGTTCGTGCCTGtggtttctctctctccaaaTGGAAAGTATGTTGCGGATTTCAGTCAGTTTGAGAAGATTCGGAGAAGCACTGATTCTACTTTTTATAGTATGgactctgaaaaacaaaaactagAGGAGAAATACAGGCAGGAGGATCAAAGAGAGAGGGAACTGAGAACGATGTTGTTACAGCAGAGCAATGTTTGA
- the KCNJ15 gene encoding ATP-sensitive inward rectifier potassium channel 15 isoform X3, translating to MAFGALKKTCSVIKKSLFSRETTEAVSMETTKINMSRVPLVNGGIDTAMLKAHKPRVMSKSGHSNVRIDKVDGIYLLYLQDLWTTVIDMKWRYKLTLFAATFVMTWFLFGVIYYAIAFLHGDLEINKFTPKREPCVKNVDSLTGAFLFSLESQTTIGYGFRFITEECPHAIFLLVAQLVITTLIEIFITGTFLAKIARPKKRAETIKFSHCAVITKHNGELCLVIRVANMRKSLLIQCQLSGKLLQTYETKEGERILLNQASVKFNVDSSSESPFLILPLTFYHILDESSPLRDLTPQNLKEKDFELVVLLNATVESTSAVCQSRTSYIPEEIHWGYEFVPVVSLSPNGKYVADFSQFEKIRRSTDSTFYSMDSEKQKLEEKYRQEDQRERELRTMLLQQSNV from the exons ATGGCATTTGG GGCATTAAAGAAAACCTGCTCAGTAATCAAAAAGAGCCTCTTCTCTAGAGAAAc GACTGAAGCAGTGAGCATGGAAACAACAAAGATTAATATGTCCCGTGTCCCACTGGTTAATGGAGGCATTGACACTGCTATGCTCAAGGCACACAAACCCCGTGTGATGTCCAAAAGTGGTCACAGCAATGTGCGGATAGACAAGGTCGATGGCATTTACCTACTCTACCTTCAAGATTTGTGGACTACAGTTATAGACATGAAGTGGAGGTACAAACTCACCTTATTTGCTGCTACTTTTGTTATGACCTGGTTCCTCTTTGGAGTTATCTACTATGCCATTGCATTCCTTCATGGTGATTTAGAAATAAACAAGTTCACCCCAAAGCGCGAGCCGTGTGTCAAGAATGTAGACTCTCTGACTGGGGCAttcctcttctccctggagTCACAGACAACCATTGGCTATGGATTTCGTTTCATTACAGAGGAGTGTCCTCATGCCATTTTCTTACTTGTGGCCCAACTGGTCATCACCACTTTGATTGAAATCTTCATCACAGGTACCTTTCTGGCCAAAATTGCAAGACCTAAAAAAAGGGCGGAGACTATTAAATTCAGCCACTGCGCTGTCATTACTAAACACAATGGAGAACTTTGCCTGGTGATCAGAGTAGCAAATATGAGGAAGAGCCTTCTGATACAGTGTCAGCTGTCTGGGAAGCTTCTTCAGACGTATGAAACCAAAGAAGGGGAGCGGATCCTGCTGAATCAAGCCAGTGTCAAGTTCAATGTTGACTCCTCTTCAGAGAGTCCATTTCTCATTTTGCCTTTAACCTTCTACCATATTTTGGATGAAAGCAGCCCTTTGAGAGATCTCACACCTCAAAATCtcaaggagaaggactttgaGCTTGTGGTGCTCCTGAATGCCACGGTGGAGTCCACCAGTGCTGTCTGCCAAAGCAGGACTTCCTACATCCCTGAGGAGATCCACTGGGGCTATGAGTTCGTGCCTGtggtttctctctctccaaaTGGAAAGTATGTTGCGGATTTCAGTCAGTTTGAGAAGATTCGGAGAAGCACTGATTCTACTTTTTATAGTATGgactctgaaaaacaaaaactagAGGAGAAATACAGGCAGGAGGATCAAAGAGAGAGGGAACTGAGAACGATGTTGTTACAGCAGAGCAATGTTTGA
- the KCNJ15 gene encoding ATP-sensitive inward rectifier potassium channel 15 isoform X2, with protein sequence MSLFRALKKTCSVIKKSLFSRETTEAVSMETTKINMSRVPLVNGGIDTAMLKAHKPRVMSKSGHSNVRIDKVDGIYLLYLQDLWTTVIDMKWRYKLTLFAATFVMTWFLFGVIYYAIAFLHGDLEINKFTPKREPCVKNVDSLTGAFLFSLESQTTIGYGFRFITEECPHAIFLLVAQLVITTLIEIFITGTFLAKIARPKKRAETIKFSHCAVITKHNGELCLVIRVANMRKSLLIQCQLSGKLLQTYETKEGERILLNQASVKFNVDSSSESPFLILPLTFYHILDESSPLRDLTPQNLKEKDFELVVLLNATVESTSAVCQSRTSYIPEEIHWGYEFVPVVSLSPNGKYVADFSQFEKIRRSTDSTFYSMDSEKQKLEEKYRQEDQRERELRTMLLQQSNV encoded by the exons ATGTCTCTCTTCAGGGCATTAAAGAAAACCTGCTCAGTAATCAAAAAGAGCCTCTTCTCTAGAGAAAc GACTGAAGCAGTGAGCATGGAAACAACAAAGATTAATATGTCCCGTGTCCCACTGGTTAATGGAGGCATTGACACTGCTATGCTCAAGGCACACAAACCCCGTGTGATGTCCAAAAGTGGTCACAGCAATGTGCGGATAGACAAGGTCGATGGCATTTACCTACTCTACCTTCAAGATTTGTGGACTACAGTTATAGACATGAAGTGGAGGTACAAACTCACCTTATTTGCTGCTACTTTTGTTATGACCTGGTTCCTCTTTGGAGTTATCTACTATGCCATTGCATTCCTTCATGGTGATTTAGAAATAAACAAGTTCACCCCAAAGCGCGAGCCGTGTGTCAAGAATGTAGACTCTCTGACTGGGGCAttcctcttctccctggagTCACAGACAACCATTGGCTATGGATTTCGTTTCATTACAGAGGAGTGTCCTCATGCCATTTTCTTACTTGTGGCCCAACTGGTCATCACCACTTTGATTGAAATCTTCATCACAGGTACCTTTCTGGCCAAAATTGCAAGACCTAAAAAAAGGGCGGAGACTATTAAATTCAGCCACTGCGCTGTCATTACTAAACACAATGGAGAACTTTGCCTGGTGATCAGAGTAGCAAATATGAGGAAGAGCCTTCTGATACAGTGTCAGCTGTCTGGGAAGCTTCTTCAGACGTATGAAACCAAAGAAGGGGAGCGGATCCTGCTGAATCAAGCCAGTGTCAAGTTCAATGTTGACTCCTCTTCAGAGAGTCCATTTCTCATTTTGCCTTTAACCTTCTACCATATTTTGGATGAAAGCAGCCCTTTGAGAGATCTCACACCTCAAAATCtcaaggagaaggactttgaGCTTGTGGTGCTCCTGAATGCCACGGTGGAGTCCACCAGTGCTGTCTGCCAAAGCAGGACTTCCTACATCCCTGAGGAGATCCACTGGGGCTATGAGTTCGTGCCTGtggtttctctctctccaaaTGGAAAGTATGTTGCGGATTTCAGTCAGTTTGAGAAGATTCGGAGAAGCACTGATTCTACTTTTTATAGTATGgactctgaaaaacaaaaactagAGGAGAAATACAGGCAGGAGGATCAAAGAGAGAGGGAACTGAGAACGATGTTGTTACAGCAGAGCAATGTTTGA
- the KCNJ15 gene encoding ATP-sensitive inward rectifier potassium channel 15 isoform X4 — protein METTKINMSRVPLVNGGIDTAMLKAHKPRVMSKSGHSNVRIDKVDGIYLLYLQDLWTTVIDMKWRYKLTLFAATFVMTWFLFGVIYYAIAFLHGDLEINKFTPKREPCVKNVDSLTGAFLFSLESQTTIGYGFRFITEECPHAIFLLVAQLVITTLIEIFITGTFLAKIARPKKRAETIKFSHCAVITKHNGELCLVIRVANMRKSLLIQCQLSGKLLQTYETKEGERILLNQASVKFNVDSSSESPFLILPLTFYHILDESSPLRDLTPQNLKEKDFELVVLLNATVESTSAVCQSRTSYIPEEIHWGYEFVPVVSLSPNGKYVADFSQFEKIRRSTDSTFYSMDSEKQKLEEKYRQEDQRERELRTMLLQQSNV, from the coding sequence ATGGAAACAACAAAGATTAATATGTCCCGTGTCCCACTGGTTAATGGAGGCATTGACACTGCTATGCTCAAGGCACACAAACCCCGTGTGATGTCCAAAAGTGGTCACAGCAATGTGCGGATAGACAAGGTCGATGGCATTTACCTACTCTACCTTCAAGATTTGTGGACTACAGTTATAGACATGAAGTGGAGGTACAAACTCACCTTATTTGCTGCTACTTTTGTTATGACCTGGTTCCTCTTTGGAGTTATCTACTATGCCATTGCATTCCTTCATGGTGATTTAGAAATAAACAAGTTCACCCCAAAGCGCGAGCCGTGTGTCAAGAATGTAGACTCTCTGACTGGGGCAttcctcttctccctggagTCACAGACAACCATTGGCTATGGATTTCGTTTCATTACAGAGGAGTGTCCTCATGCCATTTTCTTACTTGTGGCCCAACTGGTCATCACCACTTTGATTGAAATCTTCATCACAGGTACCTTTCTGGCCAAAATTGCAAGACCTAAAAAAAGGGCGGAGACTATTAAATTCAGCCACTGCGCTGTCATTACTAAACACAATGGAGAACTTTGCCTGGTGATCAGAGTAGCAAATATGAGGAAGAGCCTTCTGATACAGTGTCAGCTGTCTGGGAAGCTTCTTCAGACGTATGAAACCAAAGAAGGGGAGCGGATCCTGCTGAATCAAGCCAGTGTCAAGTTCAATGTTGACTCCTCTTCAGAGAGTCCATTTCTCATTTTGCCTTTAACCTTCTACCATATTTTGGATGAAAGCAGCCCTTTGAGAGATCTCACACCTCAAAATCtcaaggagaaggactttgaGCTTGTGGTGCTCCTGAATGCCACGGTGGAGTCCACCAGTGCTGTCTGCCAAAGCAGGACTTCCTACATCCCTGAGGAGATCCACTGGGGCTATGAGTTCGTGCCTGtggtttctctctctccaaaTGGAAAGTATGTTGCGGATTTCAGTCAGTTTGAGAAGATTCGGAGAAGCACTGATTCTACTTTTTATAGTATGgactctgaaaaacaaaaactagAGGAGAAATACAGGCAGGAGGATCAAAGAGAGAGGGAACTGAGAACGATGTTGTTACAGCAGAGCAATGTTTGA
- the KCNJ15 gene encoding ATP-sensitive inward rectifier potassium channel 15 isoform X1: MQQENFRVYASWLRLLDNVVSGSGVNVLVISLAAGITLISRYSWLVVWTEAVSMETTKINMSRVPLVNGGIDTAMLKAHKPRVMSKSGHSNVRIDKVDGIYLLYLQDLWTTVIDMKWRYKLTLFAATFVMTWFLFGVIYYAIAFLHGDLEINKFTPKREPCVKNVDSLTGAFLFSLESQTTIGYGFRFITEECPHAIFLLVAQLVITTLIEIFITGTFLAKIARPKKRAETIKFSHCAVITKHNGELCLVIRVANMRKSLLIQCQLSGKLLQTYETKEGERILLNQASVKFNVDSSSESPFLILPLTFYHILDESSPLRDLTPQNLKEKDFELVVLLNATVESTSAVCQSRTSYIPEEIHWGYEFVPVVSLSPNGKYVADFSQFEKIRRSTDSTFYSMDSEKQKLEEKYRQEDQRERELRTMLLQQSNV, encoded by the exons ATGCAACAGGAAAATTTTCGTGTGTATGCAAGCTGGCTTCGACTTCTTGATAATGTGGTCTCTGGAAGCGGTGTTAATGTGCTTGTTATATCCCTGGCTGCTGGAATTACCTTAATATCAAGGTATTCATGGCTGGTGGTTTG GACTGAAGCAGTGAGCATGGAAACAACAAAGATTAATATGTCCCGTGTCCCACTGGTTAATGGAGGCATTGACACTGCTATGCTCAAGGCACACAAACCCCGTGTGATGTCCAAAAGTGGTCACAGCAATGTGCGGATAGACAAGGTCGATGGCATTTACCTACTCTACCTTCAAGATTTGTGGACTACAGTTATAGACATGAAGTGGAGGTACAAACTCACCTTATTTGCTGCTACTTTTGTTATGACCTGGTTCCTCTTTGGAGTTATCTACTATGCCATTGCATTCCTTCATGGTGATTTAGAAATAAACAAGTTCACCCCAAAGCGCGAGCCGTGTGTCAAGAATGTAGACTCTCTGACTGGGGCAttcctcttctccctggagTCACAGACAACCATTGGCTATGGATTTCGTTTCATTACAGAGGAGTGTCCTCATGCCATTTTCTTACTTGTGGCCCAACTGGTCATCACCACTTTGATTGAAATCTTCATCACAGGTACCTTTCTGGCCAAAATTGCAAGACCTAAAAAAAGGGCGGAGACTATTAAATTCAGCCACTGCGCTGTCATTACTAAACACAATGGAGAACTTTGCCTGGTGATCAGAGTAGCAAATATGAGGAAGAGCCTTCTGATACAGTGTCAGCTGTCTGGGAAGCTTCTTCAGACGTATGAAACCAAAGAAGGGGAGCGGATCCTGCTGAATCAAGCCAGTGTCAAGTTCAATGTTGACTCCTCTTCAGAGAGTCCATTTCTCATTTTGCCTTTAACCTTCTACCATATTTTGGATGAAAGCAGCCCTTTGAGAGATCTCACACCTCAAAATCtcaaggagaaggactttgaGCTTGTGGTGCTCCTGAATGCCACGGTGGAGTCCACCAGTGCTGTCTGCCAAAGCAGGACTTCCTACATCCCTGAGGAGATCCACTGGGGCTATGAGTTCGTGCCTGtggtttctctctctccaaaTGGAAAGTATGTTGCGGATTTCAGTCAGTTTGAGAAGATTCGGAGAAGCACTGATTCTACTTTTTATAGTATGgactctgaaaaacaaaaactagAGGAGAAATACAGGCAGGAGGATCAAAGAGAGAGGGAACTGAGAACGATGTTGTTACAGCAGAGCAATGTTTGA